A genome region from Marinobacter panjinensis includes the following:
- the fliD gene encoding flagellar filament capping protein FliD — MSISSLGVGSGVLTSDLVDQLVAAERKPTENRLTQQTQRSEALLSAYGKLRSAVTELRLPMRQLSAPDNLKAFSATSSNEAIGVSVDSTKANRGTYSVDVTSLASAQALASNDVFDDRDSTSVGQGTLTLNVGDKITNITIDSSNDTLQGLANAINDSDAGVSAGVIDTGSGFQLVLSADETGTANAVSISVSGDSGGTDTDAEGLSRFAFSSGMDAGAGLQQTIAATDAVMKINGVEITRSTNSFENVIDGLTFDITGTGTSTIKVEQNLGAVSDRVQGFVSKFNALQSTIDGLAGFNAESGRGSLLTGDGTIRGIQNQLRQVLTRVVPGLENSSVRSLADVGITTNFETGGLEFDRTKFEEQLKNNPDDVTALFAEQGRATDSQVEFVRSGTATQPGSYDINVTQAASQGNLLANSALADGIVIDGSNDELTLLVNGETSVSLQLTQQTYTTAQDLVDEIQSQLNANNALNAAGTSVMAELDGSGNLSFTSSKYGSESAVSLTSAENAATFGLDSVTNTAGVDVAGTIDGRAAEGDGQVLFLGSGNGDASGLQARILGNATGSRGSITFIEGVAERTVNLVSSFVGADGALESRTDSLNRELEQIQESRVRLEERIESYRERLVSQFSAADSLISQLNSTRDYVTQQLAALAPQNNRNNR, encoded by the coding sequence ATGTCAATTTCATCATTAGGCGTTGGTTCCGGGGTTCTTACCTCTGATCTGGTGGATCAGTTGGTTGCTGCCGAGCGCAAACCGACAGAAAATCGCCTGACGCAGCAGACACAACGGAGCGAAGCTCTGTTGTCTGCCTATGGCAAGCTCCGCAGTGCGGTAACCGAACTGCGCCTGCCCATGCGTCAACTCAGCGCGCCGGATAACCTGAAGGCCTTTTCTGCGACCTCGTCCAACGAAGCGATTGGAGTGTCCGTCGACAGTACGAAGGCTAACCGGGGCACCTATAGTGTGGACGTGACCAGCCTGGCCAGCGCGCAGGCACTCGCTTCCAACGATGTGTTTGACGATCGTGATTCAACCAGTGTGGGTCAGGGTACGCTGACGCTTAATGTCGGAGACAAGATAACCAATATCACCATCGATAGCAGCAACGATACTCTTCAGGGGCTGGCCAACGCTATCAATGACTCTGATGCGGGTGTTTCCGCAGGAGTAATCGATACGGGTAGTGGTTTCCAGCTGGTGCTTTCCGCCGATGAAACCGGAACCGCCAATGCCGTTAGTATTTCGGTGTCCGGCGATTCGGGCGGCACTGATACGGATGCTGAGGGTCTCTCCCGTTTTGCCTTCAGCAGCGGAATGGATGCTGGTGCGGGACTGCAGCAGACCATTGCTGCTACCGACGCGGTAATGAAAATCAACGGGGTAGAGATCACACGCTCTACTAACAGCTTTGAGAATGTCATTGATGGCCTGACCTTCGACATTACGGGGACCGGCACATCTACCATTAAAGTGGAGCAGAATTTAGGGGCGGTTTCTGATCGGGTTCAGGGATTCGTCAGTAAGTTTAACGCTCTGCAATCAACGATTGATGGCCTTGCCGGTTTTAACGCAGAATCCGGTAGAGGGAGTTTGCTCACCGGAGATGGCACAATTCGAGGCATCCAGAACCAGTTGCGTCAGGTATTGACCCGTGTTGTGCCCGGCCTTGAAAATTCCAGTGTTCGCAGCCTCGCGGATGTTGGTATCACAACCAACTTTGAAACTGGCGGGCTTGAGTTTGACCGGACGAAGTTTGAGGAGCAGCTCAAGAATAATCCGGATGATGTTACCGCACTGTTTGCGGAACAGGGTCGTGCGACTGACAGTCAGGTAGAGTTTGTTCGTAGCGGCACCGCAACTCAGCCGGGCAGCTATGACATCAACGTCACACAGGCGGCCTCTCAGGGAAATCTTCTCGCCAATAGTGCCCTGGCCGACGGAATTGTGATTGATGGCAGCAATGACGAACTGACATTGCTGGTCAATGGGGAAACGTCCGTAAGCCTGCAGTTGACCCAGCAGACCTACACAACTGCCCAGGATCTGGTGGATGAGATTCAGTCCCAGCTTAACGCCAATAATGCTCTCAATGCTGCCGGCACGTCTGTGATGGCTGAGCTTGATGGGAGCGGCAATCTGAGCTTCACCTCGTCAAAGTACGGTAGTGAGTCTGCGGTTTCTCTCACGTCTGCGGAAAACGCTGCCACCTTTGGTCTGGATTCGGTTACCAATACCGCGGGTGTGGATGTTGCCGGCACGATTGACGGCCGGGCAGCAGAAGGTGACGGCCAGGTTTTATTCCTGGGTAGTGGGAATGGTGACGCTTCGGGACTGCAGGCCCGTATTCTTGGTAATGCAACAGGTAGTCGGGGATCCATAACCTTTATTGAAGGCGTGGCAGAGCGCACCGTCAACCTGGTGTCCAGTTTCGTCGGGGCCGATGGAGCCCTCGAGTCCAGGACTGATAGCCTGAACCGGGAACTGGAGCAGATCCAGGAGAGTCGGGTCCGGCTTGAAGAGCGGATTGAGTCTTATCGCGAGCGCCTGGTCAGCCAGTTTTCAGCTGCGGATTCACTGATCTCTCAACTGAACAGCACTCGGGACTATGTCACTCAGCAGCTTGCAGCATTGGCGCCACAGAACAATCGCAATAATCGATAA
- a CDS encoding flagellar protein FlaG: protein MNDVNLNSPDLKLVRSSDQAPVRAMSSSQAEGRNASAQVAPLSAGRADRAQSSSQAPNQGEQPSKAERLENRNQAQREKLDDAVSQLNDFVQNVQRDLQFEVDNDLGQTIVKVVDQSTQEVIRQIPDEVALRLAKNLQQDEPLTLFNIKV from the coding sequence ATGAATGACGTTAACCTGAACAGCCCGGATCTGAAGCTGGTTCGTTCCAGTGATCAGGCACCGGTAAGGGCAATGTCGTCATCTCAGGCCGAAGGCAGGAATGCCTCAGCCCAGGTTGCACCTTTATCAGCCGGCCGTGCAGACCGTGCGCAGTCTTCCAGTCAGGCCCCCAATCAGGGTGAGCAGCCTTCGAAAGCCGAGCGGCTTGAGAATCGCAACCAAGCCCAGCGGGAGAAACTGGATGACGCGGTGTCGCAGCTGAACGATTTTGTTCAGAACGTCCAGCGGGATCTGCAGTTTGAAGTGGATAACGATCTGGGGCAGACGATTGTAAAAGTGGTTGATCAGTCTACCCAGGAAGTTATTCGGCAGATTCCGGATGAAGTTGCATTGAGGTTGGCAAAAAACTTGCAACAGGATGAACCGCTGACGTTATTTAACATCAAGGTGTAG